A region of the Arthrobacter sp. FW306-07-I genome:
TTCCCATCGAGCCACGCCGCCCTGTCCCAGGGCAGCGGCCCCAGTTGATGCAGAACGATCCCTTCAGCAAGCCGGAGTACACCGACAGCTTCTATGATGCCGTGGGCGGCCACGACACCTTCGTAAAGCTCATCGACGTCTTCTACGACGGCGTGGCCACCGATCCGGTGCTGCGGCCGATGTATCCGGAAGAGGACCTGGCCCCGGCGAAGCGCCGGTTCCTGATGTTCCTGGAGCAGTACTGGGGCGGCCCCACCACATACGGCGAGGAACGCGGCCACCCGCGCTTGCGGATGCGCCACATGCCGTTCAAGGTCACGCCCGAGGCGAAGGACCGGTGGCTGTTCCACATGCGGACCGCGGTCGATGCGCTGGAACTGCCGCCGCTCTACGAAGGCACACTGTGGGACTACATGGAGCGGGCCGCCTTGTCCATGGTGAACAGCCCCTCCGGAGCTTAAGCCCGATTTTCCCGCCGCCCCAACGCGGCCGCGGCAACCTGGCCTTAGAGCAGGCCGCTGCCGGTCCGCGCCAGGACGTGGCCGCGGGGCCCAGTCAGCCGGAACCAGCGGCCGGCCCGGTAAAGCTTCTGGTCCCCGTCACCCAGGAACCCCAGCGCGAAGGCCGCGAAGGCTGCACCGGCGGGCAGGCCGGCGTCGTCCAGTTCCCGCCCC
Encoded here:
- a CDS encoding globin, which gives rise to MSLPIEPRRPVPGQRPQLMQNDPFSKPEYTDSFYDAVGGHDTFVKLIDVFYDGVATDPVLRPMYPEEDLAPAKRRFLMFLEQYWGGPTTYGEERGHPRLRMRHMPFKVTPEAKDRWLFHMRTAVDALELPPLYEGTLWDYMERAALSMVNSPSGA